One Punica granatum isolate Tunisia-2019 chromosome 3, ASM765513v2, whole genome shotgun sequence genomic window carries:
- the LOC116198652 gene encoding protein LURP-one-related 5, whose product MRGGLVGEDEFVCTEETHLTVLKTSLFFAGDGFTAYDCKGQLVFRVDSYSPVARDKGELVLMDAHGRCLLTVRRKRPSLHQRWEGFKGERADGQKPIFSVRRSSIIGRSDVTVEVYGSPGEEYLVEGSFVQRCCTVFNANRESVAEIRRKVDASTQVTLGKDVFSLCLKPGSDSAFAMGLVLVLDQITSDEDVKDAVQDGAEVHPAPDDQLP is encoded by the exons ATGAGAGGGGGCCTAGTTGGGGAAGATGAGTTCGTCTGCACGGAGGAGACCCATCTGACCGTCCTCAAGACATCCCTCTTCTTCGCCGGCGACGGCTTCACCGCCTACGACTGCAAGGGCCAGCTCGTCTTCCGGGTCGACTCCTACAGCCCCGTTGCCCGCGACAAAGGCGAGCTCGTCCTCATGGACGCCCACGGCCGCTGCCTCCTCACCGTCCGCCGCAAG AGACCGAGCTTGCATCAGCGATGGGAGGGGTTCAAAGGGGAGAGGGCGGACGGCCAGAAGCCCATCTTCAGCGTCCGGCGATCGTCGATCATCGGCCGGTCGGATGTCACGGTGGAGGTTTACGGCAGCCCCGGGGAGGAGTACCTCGTGGAGGGCTCCTTCGTCCAGCGTTGCTGCACCGTCTTTAACGCCAACAGGGAGTCGGTGGCTGAGATCCGACGCAAGGTGGACGCATCCACCCAAGTGACCCTTGGCAAGGACGTCTTCTCCCTCTGCCTAAAGCCCGGCTCTGACAGCGCCTTCGCCATGGGCCTCGTCCTGGTCCTCGATCAGATCACCAGCGACGAGGACGTCAAAGACGCTGTCCAAGACGGGGCTGAGGTGCACCCGGCCCCGGACGATCAGCTGCCGTAG
- the LOC116201538 gene encoding mavicyanin-like: MAGKHINVAVFMVAMLAALLQCGVAQTVHVVGDDLGWVIPQGGASAYDAWAASKKFVIGDTLVFNFATNQHDVLEVPRASFDSCSSANPIGSVITTGPANITLSAAGEHYYICTFSQHCSLGQKLSITVSSPGASPSPRTAPAPIPPPTNDTDPAACAPVPAATSPGTGIPPPPPGSSSHAITASLLFPMMSIFVYWFM; encoded by the exons ATGGCGGGAAAACATATTAATGTAGCCGTGTTCATGGTTGCCATGTTGGCGGCGCTTTTGCAGTGTGGGGTAGCGCAAACAGTGCACGTGGTCGGAGATGACCTAGGATGGGTCATCCCGCAGGGAGGCGCAAGCGCTTATGATGCTTGGGCTGCTTCTAAGAAATTTGTGATCGGTGATACATTAG TGTTCAACTTCGCCACTAATCAACACGATGTGCTCGAAGTTCCGAGGGCATCATTCGATTCATGCAGTTCAGCCAACCCCATCGGATCGGTCATCACTACGGGGCCTGCAAACATAACCCTCAGCGCTGCCGGTGAGCACTACTACATTTGCACCTTCAGCCAGCACTGCTCGCTCGGGCAAAAACTCAGCATAACAGTCTCCTCTCCTGGCGCCTCACCATCACCGAGGACTGCTCCAGCCCCAATTCCCCCACCCACCAACGACACCGATCCTGCAGCATGCGCTCCTGTTCCGGCTGCTACTTCACCGGGGACTGGaattcctcctcctcctcctggtTCTTCTTCGCATGCCATCACAGCTAGTCTTCTGTTTCCCATGATGTCTATCTTCGTTTATTGGTTCATGTAG
- the LOC116201396 gene encoding cucumber peeling cupredoxin-like — MAGEHISAGVLVGAVLAALLQCGIAQTVHVVGDDLGWVIPQGGASSYDAWAASKTFVIGDTLVFNFATDHHDVLEVPKASFDSCSSANPIGSLITTGPANITLSAAGEHYYICTFSQHCSLGQKLSITVSPPGASPSPRAASTPIPPPSNNTEPAACAPDLVPSPKAAGGPAATSPGMGTPPPPPGSSSHAITASLLFPIISIFVSWFM, encoded by the exons ATGGCGGGAGAGCATATCAGTGCAGGAGTGTTGGTGGGTGCCGTGTTGGCGGCGCTTTTGCAGTGTGGGATAGCGCAAACAGTGCATGTGGTGGGAGATGACCTAGGATGGGTCATCCCGCAGGGTGGCGCAAGTTCTTATGATGCTTGGGCTGCTTCTAAGACATTTGTGATTGGTGATACATTAG TGTTCAACTTTGCTACCGATCATCATGACGTGCTCGAAGTGCCGAAAGCATCATTCGACTCATGCAGTTCGGCCAACCCGATTGGCTCACTCATCACTACTGGACCAGCAAATATAACCCTCAGCGCTGCCGGAGAACACTACTATATTTGCACCTTCAGCCAGCACTGCTCGCTTGGCCAGAAACTCAGCATAACGGTCTCCCCTCCTGGAGCCTCACCATCACCAAGAGCTGCCTCAACTCCGATTCCTCCACCCAGCAACAACACCGAACCTGCGGCATGTGCACCTGATCTGGTCCCATCTCCCAAGGCAGCTGGTGGGCCGGCTGCTACTTCTCCGGGGATGGGAACTCCTCCTCCGCCTCCAGGCTCCTCTTCACATGCGATCACAGCTAGCCTTTTGTTCCCCATCATCTCCATCTTCGTTAGTTGGTTCATGTAG